CAACTGCCAGCATAAACTAGGCAGCAAAGGCTGGAAAATTATCAGCTCAATGGAGACTGATTTGATGCCACAAGCACCTAAAAATCCTTACTACACCTCTTGAATTATTTTACTGATTTAGAGGCTACTTCTAAATTTCAATCCCATACCTACActttttgtgactttttttgAGGTGATCAAGCACAATAGCTTTTTGTTCAGAACATACAGAAGGAAGTTTCTCTTGACTTCACACagcaaataatttccatttattGGACCACCAGAGTCAAAGTAGGAATTCAGAACAGAAGAACTACCAGCTCTTACCTTTTCTAAGTCTGCAGACCTTCAGTGGTAGCTGCAGCTTGCTCCTGTGTATGCACGCTGGGTTTTAAAcctgccagccaggctgggagaagtCACCAGAAGGACTTTGCCTAAAATTAAGAAAACTTGCAAGAATTTCATTGTCACTTAAacattctttaaagaaaaataggaaaaaaaaccccacaaacaaactgaaaaatagCACAAAAAGAAATCCCAAACAACCTGAAACCTCGTACCATACTAAGTAAATATAAATCACATTATGACGGGATGCTCTGCACATTACCGACAACTTCACTTATCGCTCCAAGTTTGTGGCGCTacatataaaagaaaaattcattGCATTATAACTGGAAATTGGAACGATTTCTGCCGGCAAATCCACCTTTTAGCTCTTCAGACTCACAGACCAGCATCCCCACACATTTCActcacacagcagctctccCCACACTTCTTGAAGCAGAACTGGCAGATTTGCTGCTTCCTTTAATACCCGCCCAAATGTGGGGAGGAGTTTTCATCAGAATTTGGGGATTTCCTGCACTGCCCTCCCACAGCAATTCCTGGTATCACTGCCAGCTCTCTCCGGCAAACACGCAATCGGCACGGCAGCTCTGTAAGGGTCTTTTAGCAAGCTCTGTGCTGAAGAAAACGCCGGCACCCCCCGAGCCAACATCTAAAGCAAGGCCCCGGCGGCGCTTTCGCTTTCCTTGCCCTTCCTTGCAGCGCCCGTGCGAGCCCCGCATCCAAACCCTTCGCAGCCCGCCGCCCTCGCTGCCCGAGAAGCGCCGCCCTTTCGGGAGCCCAGCAAACATTGCCGCCTTTGCCCCGACACCGCCCCGTTCCCGCAGGATGCCCCGCGGGCGGGGACAGCGCGGAGCTGCCCCgggcccgcccgccccgcgcagCCCCAGCGCGGCCGAGGCCGCTGGGCCGcgtccctgcccctgcccggccGGCGACAGCCGCCAGAGGAGAGCGcgcccgccgggccgggccgggccgggccgggcacaGCGAACCCCGCCGGGCCTGCCGGGAGCCGCTTCTGTCGGAGACAGCCCGACACATACGTGCGTCATGTACAACTGAAACAGCACAAACAGACCCATGCAGTGCTTATGCTTCTTTTATTATTCCAGCAACAGGACCCACAACATACATCCCGGTGTAAGGAAAGCGGTTACATCTCTGTCTTTGGTATTAAACTGGTACACTATGGTGTCTCAGAGAATATTAATATGATAAACATAAAACAGTagcaaaaaaaataacattttgaaattaaaacttTCTCCTTCAAATACTCCATAGGCACCATCTGCCCTTTTATTTCATTCTTGGTTGAAGGACCAGAACCAGAGGACAGGGAATAAACCCAAGTGTCCTGGAGTGAAGAAATAAAGGTACTCGCCCCAAATACCACCCAGGGACATCTCTGATAACAGCATACTTTCATTCCCACTCGTGCCTAAGTGCGGCTCCAGCTGTTAGCCAAAAACCCCCATCTATGCAGGATGTTCAGCAATacctggaacaggctgccaaAAACTCCTTTCAGCTCCAGGCAATGCATCAAGGCACTCAATGCAGGAGACTGGAAGGTAAAAGGCAAGGGCAGCTACAAATGTGCTCCAGCCTTGTCACAAGCAAAGGTAACAATCCCATGGGCTCCCACTGCCTGACTCTGCCTGCTGGACACCAAAAGTGAACTCAAGCACAGAAAAAGCACTCACAGAGCAAGTGGGATGGTTCTTGTGTCAACAAGAACCTGGAGACctcagcacacagggacaggaggggctggaTATGGCACATGCTCTGTTTGCCTAAGCAGATCTGTTATTCCTGCCAAGCCTGAGACAAAGATCATGCAAGagtgtgcaggcacagctgaaAGAAACAATTAATGTAGAATGAGCCACCTTGTTCTAGGGATACATAAATTTATTTGTCTGAAGGCACCTATGCTGCCAAGACATCTCCTCCTTAGGGACAGCAAAATCTGCCACAGAACAAAATGCTGGAAGTTTTGTTGTGCCGgatgaagaagaggaagggatGATCAGCAGTGAATTCCGGAACTATCATTGCACAGCGCATCATCAtcactgctgctgtggcagcagctgcttcagTGCCTTCTTCATTGACTTCCACAAAGGACTTGTGAACCACTTCAGAGAGTACCAGCTCATTACCAGGTGAGATTCCTGAGAAGTCTGCCTTCCCCACATCAAATGCATCAGACATTCCCATGCTGCTCAGAAGCGGTTTCAGATCATAATTTTCTTCTAGTTTAAATCGGGGTAAAGACACCCTCACTTTTGTAGAGTCCATCATTTCAGGATTGATCCAATCTATTAGCTTCTCATATGTAAGTTCTCTTTCCAGCTGaagaaaaatttcaaatttaCGTAGTTACAGTGAGAATTGAATCAGAGTTATACTTGCAAATGAAGTGATTATGTGATTTGTTTACATATTGCATAAGATTCATCTTTTTTAAGCTGGTTAGTGTTTCTCAAGCCAAAACTTCAAGTTTTACCTCTCACTAGAGCATACTGCCCCTGCCAAGATCATTACCTACTGTTTTTTCTGATAGCTATAATAGGGATCAATCAACTCCATGTAATGTTTGCTTCTACAGAACATGTTAAATTgtccctggattttttttttaaatttttacttATGGGACAGAAAGGCACAGAACGGTTAACAAGAACACAAAGAATCTGAACCCAGTTCTTCTATCACTTTACCAAAGGTTCATCCTACAGGTCATTCAGCAGCATCATGAAAACAGTGAGTTCACAAAGGCCCTTTGCAGTCAGTCTTAGAGAACTTTATTCATAAACTGCTGGTCCACAGTTCCAAAGAGCCCAAACTCGTATCCTACCCTCAGCACAAAAGAGatcctgccctttcctctcagCCTCTTTCCAGCCAGCGAGCCACACACCAGCTGccagctgctcagcacacaaCACCTACAGGACAAGCCACAGCACTTCCAAAGAgcccacccaaaatcccctctcCACATTCCACCATCACCACACTGTGCCTTCCCCACAACCACAGCTGACCTCTGCCCCtgagcagggccagctctgcttccagagCCTCTGCCTAAGGGAGCAGCACACagcctgagcagcactgacatggcaggggctgtccctttggggacagggaggagaGGGACATTTCTGCTggcctgcagcaccagggacacAATTGCTCTGGAACTCATCTGCAGGTCTCTGTGCAATTGAGACTTTCTTTCCTGGAAGGATTCAGCCTCTCTTTGCACTCAGCTCAACTACTTACTCTTTCCAAGCCTGTGGAGCCGTCCTGGATTTTATCAGGGAGCAGGATGATCATGCTCAGCTCATTTCCCACATAGGGCAGCTCCAGGATTTTGGTCTGCAAGTCTCCAAAGTAGGTCATGTTAAAAGTTGCCTCCTTGAACATCATCTGCACAGGTTTGGTCTCCTTCTAGAAATCAAGAGATGCCAACAGTTAGTGCTGAgcttctctgctgctctcacaCTACAAAGCAGGCAGCAAGTCACTCATGGCCTTTTAGGATTTGACCAAATGGAACTGATCACACACCACAAAACACAGACACCACGCTGTTCTTTGTTAATAACTAAAAATCCTGAGATTTCCTTTTTAATTATTAACGTAAAAATGTTTGGGAATATTCCTTTAAGGTAAATCCGTGTTCTCACTCTTTTGTTAACTTAAGAACTAGTGACAAGTAGTAAAGTGAGCTAGTAATAAGCAGGGGCATTGTTCTTTGCAATACATGAATAAGTTATTTCAGTGTATGTATTGTTAATCCATGTGGTTCTGTGTGACCATAAAATggacataaaatatttttaaatgtatctACTTAAAACTACCAAGAAAGAGTATTATTATGAATTCTTAAAAGTCATGAGGGAGTAATAAGGGGAGAGATTCTAttctcattttcatttcctGCTATCTTACTCCATTTCCACATAGAGGATCAGCTACTATTGTTTACATCATTATCTTCCTTCTTCTCAGTTTCAttgctttctctcttcccttcaTGAGATTTTCACATAAGCAGCTTTTTGTAATTAAAGTAATGCCCATTGGAATAATGCCCAGAGAGAATAtggcagaaattattttgcaacAGCAGTGACACATAAAAAGGATCGATAAGCAAAAGGAAAGCCATAAAGCAATAGAAAATCATCCAGTGACTCGTAAGTAGTGCAAGAGTCACAGAAACAATTTCACAAGATGTTGGAAATGTTCCTGGGATGTCAAAGTAACTCTTTGTTACTGAACAACATGTAAAATAACTAGCTTAATGTTTACACCTTGCATTTCCAAAAGTTCACGGAGGACAAGGCGTCAGGAACCAAACCTGTCTCTGAAGTTCTTGTACAGAGTATGGGGTGAACATAACTTACTTAGAAGTGCTAGTAGCACTTAAAAGCCTTCCTGGATTGATTTCACCACTGAACCACTGAGATACAGTTTCCAGACAGGCAGGAGATCTTCCATTTTCCTCAATGGCTGCTTCAAGCAGGTGAGTTAAGGAAGGCACATTACCAGGTCTTGTTCGTGACTCCTGGAGGCCAACCCAGGGCTGCAAGGAATGCTGAGGGGCAGCCATGGCCTGCCCATGCCAGGGGCCAAGTCCTCCTCCAGAGCACTGATCTACTTCTAAAAACAAGGCTGCAGAGAACACAGGTCTTCAGAGGAAATTAGTTTTCCATTTCATATGGATTGGCTCAGGGGCAGAAAAGTTGCAGGGAAGTTCTCACTGAAGAAAACTGAAATTCACAAACTTTCACACCTGTCTTTGTGCTACATGAAAGGTTCTAGTAATGACATTAAAGTTCAGAGAAACTCAGCAAAGATGGAATTTGTATGAAAGGGAGGGGACAGAAAGAATCTCACACAGCCTGTCCAAGGCAATCCTGATTGAaagatttaatttcttcttaaaGGTGGTCATTTCAGGCTACTTCAGATTAACAGGGTATTGTCAGCATTTTAGCACATCACACCTTATTAATGTGGAATGGCCTTTCTGTGGTACTCTGTTTGTTGAACTGCTCTTCCCAGTTGCCTTTGAAATAGATGGCATTCACCAACACAAGCCTGGTCAGGGAATCCAGAATCCCCTCTGCCAACAGGTTCTGAATTTTACCTTTATGatacaaagaaaaaacacacaTTAATTAAGAGGCTTACATGGATCTAATTATTCTCCAAGATAGTATCTGGTCTACAGTTAATAAACAATAGAGAAGAGAATCGTGTACCAGGTACAGCAACAGCCCACTATTTGAGTGGGCTTGAATTCACAATCCTATATCCTGAACTAGGTGTTTACCCAGACAATGGGTCCCATTAAACACAACTGAGCACTCACCTTCAGTCCTTTCCTCCACCCAGACATTGATTTGTTTCCTGGAATCCTCCCAAGCATGCAGGAAGTCCATCTCTTCCAGGCCAGCATGGTAGGATTTCTGACTGGA
This genomic window from Zonotrichia albicollis isolate bZonAlb1 chromosome 1, bZonAlb1.hap1, whole genome shotgun sequence contains:
- the LOC102064164 gene encoding serpin B6, with protein sequence MESLCAANSTFAVDLLRKLCEKKSGQNVFFSPFSISSALSMVLLGSRGGTEVQISKVLSLKSAQDAHNGYQSLLSEINDPNTKYILRTANRLYGEKTFEFLPSFIESSQKSYHAGLEEMDFLHAWEDSRKQINVWVEERTEGKIQNLLAEGILDSLTRLVLVNAIYFKGNWEEQFNKQSTTERPFHINKKETKPVQMMFKEATFNMTYFGDLQTKILELPYVGNELSMIILLPDKIQDGSTGLERLERELTYEKLIDWINPEMMDSTKVRVSLPRFKLEENYDLKPLLSSMGMSDAFDVGKADFSGISPGNELVLSEVVHKSFVEVNEEGTEAAAATAAVMMMRCAMIVPEFTADHPFLFFIRHNKTSSILFCGRFCCP